A window of the Dunckerocampus dactyliophorus isolate RoL2022-P2 chromosome 21, RoL_Ddac_1.1, whole genome shotgun sequence genome harbors these coding sequences:
- the LOC129174085 gene encoding ADP-ribosyl cyclase/cyclic ADP-ribose hydrolase 1 has translation MTTTLKTSSVIFSAAACLLVLSMCPCTLPAHFGTTPNIKHIVVGRCFSYITLVNPSVRYDCEEIWQQFEEAVVQQPSCGVAVEDYRHMFQAMPQTWACDRFLFWSKTRTLIHDYAAVVRHFWTLEDTLVGYMFNDLIWCGQQEDSDFNFGSCPQWSACIDHPVYSLWRQASKDFAETACGNITVLLNGSIEDAFNRNSMFGSVELDGLNPHRVNYVNIKVVANLDGPFIESCDRGSIVDLIHILRSRGFRWTCSDNDRVLMILQCIQNPEHSSCRTCADSLSHGKTTLR, from the exons ATGACAACCACCCTCAAAACATCGTCAGTGATCTTTAGCGCGGCAGCAT GTCTCCTTGTGCTTTCCATGTGTCCCTGTACACTGCCAGCGCATTTCGGCACGACTCCCAACATCAAGCACATCGTGGTGGGAAGGTGTTTCAGTTACATCACACTCGTTAACCCCAGCGTTAG GTACGACTGTGAGGAGATCTGGCAACAGTTTGAGGAGGCGGTGGTCCAGCAGCCGTCTTGCGGCGTGGCCGTGGAGGACTACCGACACATGTTCCAAGCCATGCCACAAACGTGGGCCTGCGACCGG TTCCTTTTCTGGAGTAAGACCAGGACACTCATACACGACTATGCGGCTGTGGTGCGTCACTTTTGGACACTGGAGGACACGCTGGTCGGTTACATGTTCAACGATCTCATTTGGTGTGGTCAACAGGAAGACTCAG ATTTCAATTTTGGTTCCTGTCCTCAGTGGTCGGCGTGTATAGATCACCCCGTGTACTCTCTGTGGAGGCAAGCTTCAAAAGAT TTTGCAGAAACGGCATGTGGGAACATCACTGTCTTACTCAATGGGTCCATTGAGGATGCATTCAACAGGAACAG TATGTTTGGAAGTGTGGAGCTGGACGGTCTGAATCCACACAGGGTGAACTATGTCAACATCAAGGTGGTGGCCAACCTGGATGGACCATTTAT AGAATCCTGTGATCGAGGTTCCATCGTGGACCTGATCCACATCCTCCGGTCCAGAGGTTTCCGCTGGACCTGCTCAGACAATGACCG GGTCCTGATGATCCTGCAGTGCATCCAAAACCCGGAACACTCGTCCTGCAGGACATGCGCAGACAGCCTGTCACACGGAAAGACGACATTACGTTGA